From Coturnix japonica isolate 7356 chromosome 3, Coturnix japonica 2.1, whole genome shotgun sequence, the proteins below share one genomic window:
- the LOC107312408 gene encoding L-threonine 3-dehydrogenase, mitochondrial, whose amino-acid sequence MPVIRNLSRAVSQLLQNPACGCGVSIVPVRCIGISPRQVASDASFHSVSFSESDHPRVLITGGLGQLGVGLAKLLRKRFGKNNVILSDIRKPADHVFHSGPFIYSDILDYKNLREIVVNNRITWLFHYSALLSAVGEANVPLARAVNITGLHNVLDIAAEHNLRLFVPSTIGAFGPTSPRDPTPDLCIQRPRTIYGVSKVHAELMGEYYHYRYGLDFRCLRYPGIISADSQPGGGTTDYAVQIFHDAIKTGKFECNLKPDTRLPMMYIDDCLKATLEVMEAPAEALSMRTYNISAMSFTPEELAQEVQKHVPELQVTYNVDAVRQAIADSWPMNFDDSNARRDWGWKPDYDLPELVSTMFSFLGSDSRIAQAN is encoded by the exons ATGCCAGTCATCAGAAACCTGAGCCGAGCTGTCAGCCAGCTGCTACAAAACCCTGCTTGTGGATGCGGGGTTTCCATCGTGCCTGTTCGATGCATTGGCATCTCACCCCGCCAGGTGGCCTCTGATGCAAGCTTTCACTCGGTTTCTTTTTCCGAGTCAGATCATCCTCGGGTGTTAATTACAG GTGGGCTCGGCCAGCTCGGTGTGGGACTTGCGAAGCTCCTCAG gaAACGATTTGGAAAGAACAATGTGATCTTGTCTGATATTCGTAAGCCAGCAGATCATGTTTTTCATAGTG GCCCTTTCATCTACTCAGACATCTTGGACTACAAGAATCTACGTGAGATAGTGGTGAATAATCGCATAACGTGGCTCTTCCACTATAGTGCTTTGCTCAGTGCTGTTGGAGAAGCAAACGTCCCCTTGGCCAGAGCTGTAAATATTACTG GTTTACACAATGTTCTGGATATTGCAGCTGAACATAATTTGCGACTCTTTGTTCCAAGTACGATTGGAGCCTTTGGGCCCACCTCTCCTCGAGATCCAACTCCTGATCTCTGCATTCAGAGACCGAGGACCATCTATGGTGTCTCCAAGGTTCATGCTGAACTGATGGGAGAG TACTACCATTACCGATATGGCCTCGACTTTCGCTGCCTGAGGTACCCAGGAATCATATCTGCCGACTCGCAGCCTGGTGGGGGAACAACTG ATTATGCTGTCCAGATTTTCCACGATGCCATTAAGACTGGCAAATTTGAATGCAACTTAAAGCCGGACACCCGCCTCCCTATGATGTACATTGATGACTGTCTGAAAGCAACTCTAGAGGTCATGGAGGCCCCTGCAGAGGCACTGAGCATGAGGACGTACAACATCAGTGCCATGAGCTTCACTCCTGAAGAGCTGGCACAAGAGGTGCAGAAGCACGTTCCTGAGCTTCAGGTTACCTACAATGTGGATGCGGTCAGGCAGGCCATAG CTGACAGCTGGCCAATGAACTTTGATGACAGCAACGCCCGGAGAGACTGGGGATGGAAACCTGATTATGACCTCCCTGAATTGGTGTCTACGATGTTTAGCTTCCTTGGGTCTGATTCCAGGATTGCTCAAGCTAACTGA